From a region of the Falsiruegeria litorea R37 genome:
- a CDS encoding pyridoxamine 5'-phosphate oxidase family protein yields MQYIDDINELEALYGTPGAAATRKVARRMTPLYRKWIMTSKLCVLSTVGPEGTDGSPRGDDGPAVLELDPGTLAMPDWRGNNRLDSLRNIVRDPRVALMFVVPGSNNVVRVNGKARLTADEGLRRRFEQRGKHPATVIVIEIAEIYTQCARALMRAGTWTDGDQSAELPTVGQILAEVSNGEEGGERYDAEWGVRAAATMW; encoded by the coding sequence ATGCAGTACATTGACGACATAAACGAGCTAGAGGCGCTGTACGGCACGCCGGGTGCCGCCGCAACACGCAAGGTGGCCCGGCGGATGACCCCGCTTTATCGCAAGTGGATCATGACCTCGAAACTATGCGTGCTCAGCACCGTTGGCCCCGAAGGCACCGATGGCAGCCCGCGTGGCGACGATGGCCCGGCGGTGCTGGAGCTGGACCCCGGCACGCTGGCGATGCCAGACTGGCGCGGCAACAACCGCCTCGACAGCCTGCGCAACATCGTGCGCGATCCACGTGTCGCATTGATGTTTGTCGTTCCCGGATCGAACAATGTGGTCCGCGTGAATGGAAAAGCCAGGTTGACGGCGGACGAGGGGCTGCGTCGCCGGTTCGAACAGAGGGGCAAACACCCAGCCACTGTCATCGTGATCGAGATCGCCGAGATCTACACGCAATGTGCCCGCGCCCTTATGCGGGCGGGCACCTGGACGGATGGCGACCAGAGCGCCGAATTGCCGACCGTCGGCCAGATCCTGGCCGAGGTCAGCAATGGCGAAGAAGGCGGCGAGCGGTATGACGCCGAATGGGGCGTGCGCGCTGCCGCGACGATGTGGTAG
- a CDS encoding cell division ATP-binding protein FtsE, whose amino-acid sequence MIELDNVGYSYGGGELLGDVSVQLAPGSFHFLTGPSGAGKTTLLKLCYGALQPTAGQVRVFDQDMRKLDRDQMAIMRRRIGVVHQDCRFLDHLPLADNIALPLLVSGKDLNGEEENLRELMKWVGLAPRADALPPELSGGERQRAALARAVIMSPDVVIADEPTGNVDWEMSQRLLKLLVELNRMGKTVLIASHDLALIRAAKSQVQARVLRISNRRLQLAGADL is encoded by the coding sequence TTGATCGAGCTGGATAATGTCGGCTACAGCTATGGCGGTGGCGAGTTGCTGGGCGACGTCTCGGTCCAATTGGCGCCGGGGTCATTCCATTTTCTGACGGGCCCTTCAGGGGCGGGGAAAACCACGCTGCTCAAGTTGTGTTATGGCGCGCTGCAGCCCACCGCAGGGCAGGTTCGCGTCTTTGATCAGGATATGCGCAAACTGGATCGCGACCAGATGGCGATCATGCGTCGCCGGATCGGTGTTGTGCATCAGGACTGCCGCTTTCTGGATCACTTGCCGCTGGCTGACAACATCGCCCTGCCTTTGTTGGTTTCTGGTAAAGACCTGAACGGGGAAGAGGAAAACCTGCGCGAATTGATGAAATGGGTGGGGCTGGCGCCACGTGCCGATGCACTACCGCCCGAGCTGTCGGGCGGTGAACGCCAGCGTGCGGCGCTGGCGCGTGCGGTGATCATGTCCCCAGACGTGGTGATCGCGGACGAACCCACGGGCAACGTCGATTGGGAGATGTCGCAGCGGCTTCTGAAACTGCTCGTGGAACTCAATCGCATGGGCAAAACGGTGCTGATCGCAAGCCATGACCTGGCTTTGATCCGCGCCGCCAAATCTCAGGTGCAAGCTCGCGTGTTGCGGATTTCGAACCGCCGCCTGCAATTGGCAGGAGCAGACCTATGA
- a CDS encoding zinc-ribbon domain-containing protein: MRLTCPNCGAQYEVPTEVIPTEGRDVQCSNCGDTWFQTHPDAEPIEVEPQPQIPDPEPDDLRAALTGQERSEPAPEPEPELDYTDEMYDDEQDDVVYEDDPMPPPTEEQGRGVDPAVANILKEEAAREAELRATETLESQPDLGLDDLPADESTRRAKEARDRMAVMKGEDPTKTDMPTDGSRRGLLPDIEEINSTLRSGEQADGAGATTAVAPGPAKRKRKGGFMRGLTVAILFGALLALIYVNAPQIAQSVPQADPMLSAYVALVDQARVWLDAQVAGLAAQQ; the protein is encoded by the coding sequence ATGCGTCTTACATGTCCGAACTGCGGTGCCCAGTATGAGGTGCCCACCGAGGTGATCCCTACGGAAGGCCGAGATGTGCAGTGTTCCAACTGCGGTGACACTTGGTTTCAAACGCATCCCGACGCGGAACCGATTGAAGTCGAGCCGCAGCCACAAATCCCTGATCCAGAACCTGACGACCTGCGCGCGGCTCTGACCGGACAGGAACGATCAGAGCCCGCTCCGGAGCCTGAACCTGAACTGGATTACACTGACGAGATGTATGACGACGAACAAGACGACGTCGTCTACGAAGATGATCCAATGCCTCCCCCCACCGAGGAACAGGGGCGCGGCGTTGATCCGGCTGTCGCCAACATCCTAAAGGAAGAAGCCGCACGTGAGGCCGAGTTGCGGGCAACCGAGACTTTGGAAAGCCAGCCCGATCTTGGCCTCGATGATTTGCCTGCTGACGAGTCCACTCGCCGTGCCAAAGAGGCGCGCGACCGTATGGCTGTCATGAAGGGCGAAGATCCAACCAAAACCGATATGCCAACAGATGGCTCACGTCGCGGATTGCTGCCAGACATCGAAGAAATCAATTCGACGCTACGCAGTGGCGAACAGGCGGATGGCGCAGGTGCCACCACGGCTGTTGCACCCGGCCCGGCCAAACGCAAGCGCAAGGGCGGGTTCATGCGCGGGTTGACCGTGGCGATTCTGTTCGGTGCGCTGCTGGCGTTGATTTATGTGAATGCCCCGCAGATCGCCCAAAGCGTGCCGCAGGCCGATCCGATGCTCAGTGCCTATGTGGCTTTGGTGGATCAGGCGCGCGTGTGGCTGGATGCGCAGGTCGCGGGACTGGCCGCGCAGCAATAA
- a CDS encoding cell division protein FtsX: MSAGTIRSLVLGDKQADRVVPPTGFTARLTLFVSGAMAFLAVFALALSLASGRLADRWADELARSATLRINAPADQMADQTMMALKILRQTPGVAEARALTIEEQTALLSPWFGPNLPIDTLPVPQLIEVTENDDGYDQAGLRLRLSAEVPGAVLDDHTRWRDPLVAAANSLRRLALVSILLIGGATAAMITLAANAALAANAQVIEVLRLVGAQDRFIAGAFVRRFTLRTLLGAGVGVLLGMGGVLLLPEASQEGGFLTGLGFQGASWLLPLAIPIMGAAVAFAATWAAARRTLKELT; the protein is encoded by the coding sequence ATGAGTGCTGGAACCATTCGCAGCCTGGTGTTGGGTGACAAACAGGCCGACCGAGTCGTCCCCCCAACCGGCTTTACTGCGCGGCTGACCCTGTTCGTCTCTGGTGCTATGGCGTTTTTGGCGGTCTTTGCTTTGGCCTTGTCGTTGGCCTCTGGCCGATTGGCGGACCGGTGGGCGGACGAACTTGCCCGCTCGGCCACCTTGCGGATCAATGCACCTGCCGACCAGATGGCGGATCAGACGATGATGGCGCTCAAGATCCTGCGGCAAACCCCCGGCGTGGCCGAGGCCCGCGCGTTGACCATCGAAGAGCAAACCGCGCTGCTGTCCCCCTGGTTCGGACCGAACCTGCCGATCGATACCCTGCCGGTGCCGCAACTGATCGAGGTGACGGAAAACGATGACGGCTATGATCAGGCCGGTCTGCGCCTGCGGCTCAGCGCCGAGGTGCCGGGTGCGGTTCTGGATGACCACACGCGTTGGCGCGACCCGCTTGTCGCTGCGGCCAATTCTCTTCGTCGGCTTGCGCTGGTGTCGATTCTGCTGATCGGTGGTGCAACGGCCGCGATGATCACCTTGGCGGCCAACGCCGCATTGGCAGCCAATGCCCAGGTGATCGAGGTGTTGCGCCTTGTGGGCGCTCAGGACCGGTTCATCGCTGGCGCTTTTGTACGGCGCTTTACCTTGCGCACGCTGCTCGGCGCGGGCGTGGGTGTGTTACTTGGGATGGGTGGCGTATTGCTCCTCCCGGAAGCTTCGCAAGAGGGCGGTTTCCTGACCGGTCTGGGCTTTCAGGGCGCAAGCTGGTTGCTGCCACTTGCTATCCCGATCATGGGCGCGGCTGTTGCTTTTGCCGCCACCTGGGCTGCGGCCCGTAGAACACTCAAGGAGCTGACCTGA
- a CDS encoding lysophospholipid acyltransferase family protein, with translation MATAFQWLRSLIFMIVIYAWMVILGILFLPYAIISKRGALNACKTYARTTIWMARWMVGIRSQVRGTPPTEQVLIAAKHQSFFDILLIFNAIPHGKFIMKRELLWTPVIGLYAKRLGCIPVNRGKKGAAISKMVKDVAAEFEEPGQLVIYPQGTRVAPGAQKPYKVGTAVLYEGLGDPCVPVAANVGVFWPRTGILRKPGLAIVEFLDPIEPGVAKNTFMKRLETSIETKSNELMREVGFDPDAVH, from the coding sequence ATGGCCACAGCGTTTCAATGGCTACGTTCGCTGATTTTCATGATCGTGATCTATGCGTGGATGGTGATCCTGGGCATCCTGTTTCTGCCCTACGCCATCATCTCGAAACGGGGCGCGCTGAATGCGTGCAAGACCTATGCCCGCACCACGATCTGGATGGCGCGCTGGATGGTCGGAATCCGGTCCCAGGTGCGCGGCACCCCGCCCACCGAGCAAGTGCTGATCGCGGCCAAGCATCAGTCGTTCTTTGATATCCTGCTTATTTTCAACGCCATTCCCCACGGCAAGTTCATCATGAAGCGCGAGCTGCTCTGGACGCCTGTGATAGGCCTTTATGCCAAACGCCTGGGCTGTATCCCGGTCAACCGCGGCAAAAAGGGCGCGGCGATCTCCAAGATGGTCAAGGATGTGGCGGCCGAGTTCGAAGAACCCGGACAGCTGGTGATCTACCCGCAGGGCACCCGCGTCGCCCCGGGTGCACAGAAACCGTATAAAGTTGGCACTGCCGTCCTGTACGAGGGTCTAGGTGATCCTTGTGTGCCCGTCGCCGCCAATGTGGGTGTCTTTTGGCCCCGCACCGGCATCCTGCGCAAGCCAGGGCTGGCAATCGTTGAGTTCCTTGATCCGATCGAACCAGGCGTCGCGAAGAATACTTTCATGAAACGCCTGGAGACGTCGATTGAGACCAAATCGAATGAATTGATGCGCGAAGTGGGGTTTGATCCCGATGCAGTACATTGA
- the lysA gene encoding diaminopimelate decarboxylase encodes MDHFLYRDGALYAEDVPVAEIAASVGTPFYVYSTATLLRHFQLFDDALEGTEHLVCYAMKAASNQAILRTLAQAGAGMDVVSEGEYRRARAAGVPGEKIVFSGVGKTAREIRTALTDGIRQFNVESEPEMAVINAVALDLGVVAPITIRVNPDVDAKTHAKIATGKSENKFGIPISRASEVYAHAASLPGLEVIGIDVHIGSQLTELEPFRLAYEKVAELTEQLRSEGHNIRRLDLGGGLGIPYTRSNEAPPLPVEYGKLIKDILGHLGCEIEIEPGRLIAGNAGLLVSDVIYVKSGEGRDFLIVDAAMNDLIRPAMYEAHHDIVAVNEPAPGTEMQPYDIVGPVCESGDTFAKQRNMPPLKSGDLIAFRSAGAYGAVMSSEYNTRPLIPEVLVNGDQFAVIRPRPTFDEIINRDTIPEWL; translated from the coding sequence ATGGACCACTTTCTCTATCGCGACGGCGCGCTTTACGCCGAGGATGTTCCCGTAGCCGAGATTGCCGCAAGCGTCGGCACCCCGTTCTATGTCTATTCCACGGCCACGTTGCTGCGCCATTTCCAGCTGTTCGATGACGCGCTGGAAGGAACGGAACACCTTGTGTGCTACGCGATGAAGGCGGCCAGCAATCAGGCGATCCTGCGCACGCTGGCGCAGGCGGGGGCCGGGATGGATGTGGTGTCCGAGGGAGAATACCGCCGCGCCCGCGCCGCAGGCGTGCCGGGCGAAAAGATCGTCTTTTCCGGTGTCGGCAAGACCGCCCGCGAAATCCGTACGGCTCTGACTGATGGCATTCGTCAGTTCAATGTCGAATCCGAGCCCGAGATGGCGGTGATCAATGCTGTTGCTCTGGATCTGGGCGTGGTGGCCCCGATCACCATCCGCGTGAACCCGGATGTAGACGCCAAGACCCACGCAAAGATCGCCACCGGCAAGTCCGAGAACAAGTTCGGCATCCCGATCTCGCGCGCGTCCGAGGTTTATGCCCACGCCGCATCCCTGCCGGGGCTTGAGGTGATTGGCATCGACGTCCACATCGGCTCGCAGCTGACCGAACTGGAGCCTTTTCGCCTGGCCTACGAGAAAGTGGCTGAACTGACCGAGCAGCTGCGCAGCGAGGGGCACAACATCCGCCGCCTCGATCTGGGGGGCGGTTTGGGCATCCCCTACACCCGCTCGAACGAGGCGCCGCCGCTGCCGGTGGAATATGGGAAGTTGATCAAGGACATCCTAGGTCATCTGGGCTGCGAGATTGAGATCGAGCCCGGCCGTCTGATCGCGGGCAACGCCGGTTTGCTGGTGTCGGACGTGATCTATGTGAAGTCGGGCGAGGGCCGTGATTTCCTGATCGTGGATGCGGCCATGAACGATCTGATCCGCCCCGCCATGTATGAGGCGCACCACGACATCGTCGCCGTGAACGAACCCGCGCCGGGAACCGAGATGCAGCCCTATGACATCGTCGGCCCCGTCTGCGAATCCGGTGATACCTTTGCCAAACAACGCAACATGCCGCCCCTGAAATCCGGCGATCTGATCGCGTTCCGCAGTGCGGGTGCCTATGGCGCGGTCATGTCCAGCGAATACAACACCCGCCCCCTGATTCCGGAAGTTTTGGTGAATGGTGATCAATTCGCGGTTATTCGCCCACGTCCAACCTTTGACGAAATCATAAACCGCGATACCATACCAGAGTGGCTCTGA
- a CDS encoding TIGR02302 family protein translates to MHLPIPRLSLLATHLGMIAEQGVRAFWPMFSVVMTALAALLLGLHDLVPIEAVWTAGAGAVLSAAVALAWGARRFHWPTRRDALARLDESLPGRPIQALTDAQTIGASDPASVALWQAHQRRMSERAAQAEPVKPNLNLAARDPFALRYAALLLASVGVLFGSVWHVKSVTELAPGGAALANGPSWEGWVEPPRYTGLPSLYLNDLDQDTLQVPEGSRITLRFYGEVGALGLAETITSAPVEGEGDAVSHDLIVAKSGSVQIDGPGGKAWAIQMITDQAPQISVAGVIEAEAGGQMSLPFTASDDYGVVSGKARIELDLAGVDRRYGLTGDPEQRETLVVDLPMPIAGDRRMFTEDFLEDFSTHPWANLPVSITLTAEDAKGNTGEAMPYGASLPGRRFFDPLAAAIIEQRRDLLWTRDNAKRVSQLLRAISHRPEDVFRSETVYLRLRFTLRRLETFTEFGLRPEQRDEIAQSLWDVALMIEDGTLGDALERLREARERLAEAMKNGASDEEIAELMQELREATEQYLQQLQRQAQNNGEQSPQDQQNAENQMTLNQDDLQRMMDRIQELMEQGRMAEAEQALREFQEMMENMQMAQGQQGQGQSEGQQAMEGLAETLRNQQGLSDQAFRDLQEQFNQGGQSGQSQQNEGRNGGQGRGQSHEGQQGQGQGNGDRQAQQGQPGAGDQGTLADRQQALRNELQRQQDNLPGAGTPEGDAARDSLGRAGEAMENAEDALRQNDMAEAIDQQSEAMEALREGMRSLGEAMAQQNQSQPGQGSEEGDMRAQNRDPLGRQQGSTGSISSEDNMLQGDDVYRRARELLDEIRRRAGEGERPEAELEYLKRLLERF, encoded by the coding sequence ATGCATCTGCCTATCCCGCGACTGTCCCTGTTGGCGACGCATCTTGGCATGATTGCCGAACAGGGGGTCCGGGCGTTCTGGCCAATGTTTTCTGTTGTGATGACAGCGCTCGCGGCGTTGTTGCTGGGGCTGCATGATCTGGTTCCGATCGAAGCTGTCTGGACCGCTGGTGCTGGTGCCGTGCTCAGCGCCGCCGTCGCATTGGCCTGGGGCGCACGCCGGTTTCACTGGCCTACACGACGGGACGCTCTGGCACGGCTTGATGAATCGCTTCCGGGCCGACCGATCCAGGCGCTGACCGATGCGCAAACCATTGGCGCGTCAGACCCGGCCTCGGTGGCGCTTTGGCAGGCACATCAGCGACGCATGTCGGAACGGGCCGCGCAAGCAGAACCGGTAAAACCGAACCTCAATCTCGCGGCCCGCGATCCCTTTGCCCTGCGGTATGCAGCGCTGTTGCTTGCGTCGGTCGGCGTGCTTTTCGGCTCGGTCTGGCATGTCAAATCCGTGACTGAACTTGCCCCAGGTGGCGCGGCGTTGGCGAATGGACCCTCGTGGGAGGGCTGGGTAGAGCCGCCTCGCTACACCGGTTTGCCATCACTTTATCTCAATGATTTGGACCAGGACACGCTGCAGGTGCCTGAAGGCAGTCGGATCACCCTGCGTTTCTATGGCGAGGTTGGCGCGCTTGGCTTGGCCGAGACGATCACCAGCGCCCCGGTTGAGGGAGAGGGCGACGCTGTGTCCCACGACCTGATCGTTGCGAAATCCGGTTCGGTTCAAATCGATGGGCCGGGCGGCAAGGCCTGGGCGATTCAGATGATCACCGATCAAGCGCCGCAAATATCCGTCGCGGGCGTGATCGAGGCCGAGGCGGGCGGTCAGATGAGCCTGCCGTTCACCGCCAGCGATGATTACGGCGTTGTGTCCGGCAAGGCCCGGATCGAGCTTGATCTGGCAGGCGTGGACCGCCGCTATGGTCTGACAGGTGACCCGGAACAACGCGAGACGCTGGTTGTTGACCTGCCGATGCCGATCGCGGGCGACCGGCGCATGTTCACCGAGGACTTTCTTGAGGATTTTTCGACCCACCCTTGGGCAAACCTGCCCGTGTCCATCACACTGACAGCCGAAGACGCCAAGGGAAACACCGGCGAGGCGATGCCATATGGCGCCTCGTTGCCGGGCAGACGCTTCTTTGATCCGCTGGCTGCGGCGATCATCGAACAACGGCGCGATCTGCTTTGGACACGCGACAACGCCAAACGCGTGTCCCAGCTTTTGCGCGCCATTTCGCACCGCCCCGAAGATGTGTTTCGTTCGGAAACTGTCTACCTGCGCTTGCGCTTCACCCTGCGGCGGCTTGAGACGTTCACCGAATTTGGCCTGCGCCCCGAACAGCGTGACGAGATTGCCCAGTCGCTCTGGGATGTGGCGTTGATGATCGAAGACGGCACCTTGGGCGACGCCCTGGAACGGCTGCGCGAAGCCCGTGAACGGCTTGCAGAGGCGATGAAAAACGGTGCCTCGGATGAGGAGATTGCCGAGCTGATGCAAGAGCTGCGCGAGGCAACCGAACAATATCTGCAACAGTTGCAACGCCAGGCCCAGAACAACGGTGAGCAATCGCCGCAGGATCAGCAGAACGCCGAAAACCAGATGACGCTGAACCAGGACGATCTCCAGCGCATGATGGACCGCATCCAGGAGTTGATGGAACAAGGCCGTATGGCCGAGGCCGAGCAAGCCCTGCGTGAGTTCCAGGAGATGATGGAAAACATGCAGATGGCGCAAGGGCAGCAGGGTCAGGGCCAATCCGAGGGTCAGCAGGCGATGGAAGGGCTTGCCGAAACGCTGCGCAATCAACAGGGCCTCAGCGATCAGGCTTTCCGTGACCTTCAGGAACAGTTCAACCAGGGCGGTCAGTCTGGCCAGAGCCAGCAGAACGAGGGCCGCAACGGTGGTCAGGGTCGCGGGCAAAGCCACGAGGGCCAGCAGGGGCAGGGCCAAGGCAACGGCGACCGTCAGGCGCAACAGGGGCAGCCGGGGGCCGGGGATCAGGGCACTTTGGCTGATCGACAACAGGCCCTGCGCAACGAATTGCAGCGACAGCAGGACAACCTACCGGGCGCGGGCACGCCCGAAGGAGACGCTGCACGCGACTCGCTGGGGCGTGCTGGCGAGGCCATGGAAAACGCCGAAGACGCCTTGCGCCAGAACGACATGGCCGAGGCGATCGATCAACAATCCGAAGCGATGGAGGCCTTGCGCGAGGGCATGCGTTCTTTGGGTGAGGCTATGGCGCAGCAGAACCAGTCGCAGCCGGGCCAAGGCAGTGAAGAGGGTGACATGCGCGCCCAGAACCGCGACCCCCTGGGCCGTCAACAGGGCTCGACCGGATCCATTTCCAGCGAAGACAACATGCTGCAAGGCGACGACGTTTATCGTCGGGCGCGCGAGCTTCTGGACGAAATCCGCCGCCGCGCAGGCGAGGGCGAGCGCCCCGAGGCCGAGTTGGAATACCTCAAGCGTCTGCTCGAACGGTTCTGA